The genomic window CAATCTGCGCATTATCCTCCGGAGCTTCCGGAATGATAACGGCATCGCTAATATCTTCTTCAATAATATCATCACAACTTTGTGAATATAGAGCGTATACGATTAATAGTAAATAAAAGTTATAATTTTTCATAATTTTGAAAGGTAATCTGTTCAATTAATTTTTTCTTCCTGGTTCGTGGTTCTTTTTCTGTATACAGCTTTAAACTTACAATTCTGGATACATCAAAGCTTTTTTCTAACTGATAGGTAGTTTTTAACAATTCACTGTAGCTCCCCGTTAATATTAACTGATTAGTGTAAATAGTAAAGTAAGCATCTTTTGCGCTATGTGCTTTATTTAGTTTTAATATAGTTGCTTGAGAAACCATTTGATCAACACTATTTAAAATCTCCTGTTGGATTATATTCGGATTTTTAATCTCTTTTCCAATTAATTTATCTAAATAGTTTACTTCTTTTTGTAATTTTAAAATTCGTTGTTGTGAATTACTAACTTTAGCTAGTTTAGACCTTGATTCTTTTACCAATTGGGCTGCTTCCATAGTCATTTTAAAAGAACGCTTATATGCGGTGATTGCCAGAATAACTGCAATTACAATCAATATTAAACTTTTTTTCTTGTATGATATATTTTCAAACATTGAATCTTACGGTTATTAAAACTTTAAAAAAGTTAGTCTTATTATTTTGTTGAAATGCAGCAATTTCAATATCCTCGACCCATTCTTTTTCTTTTATCCTTTTTATCCATAAAGAAAAGGAATTATAAGAGTTTACACTACCTTCTATCGTTATGGTATTGTGGTCAAAATTAATTTTCTCTAAAGGTTTAATCTTTGAATGAAGGGGAAAAATTTCTAACTCTGAAATAACTAACCCGGAAGGTATATGTTCGCTAATTGTAGAAAGGTAATAACTTAAATAATTGCTGTTTTCAAGTCCTGATTCTTTTAAAATTGCCGTTTTATTTTCTTTATCATTTTCTAGAACCACCAACTTTTCATAAGCTACATTCTGTGCCCCTAGGGCTACCATAAGTTCTTGATGCTCCTGTTGATAATGTATTAACAATACGTAGCTGCTTAGTAATGAAATTAGAAAAAAACCTAAAACTCCCACACCTAAATATTGAAACAACCTACGATATAAAAGCTCTTCTTTTTGAATTTTTAAATCCAAATCAGGAGCCACTATATCATCGTTAGGGTATAAGTATTGAATGATACCTGCGAAAGGTAAAATAGTAGTTGAATTGAAAGTGTCGTTTCCTATTTGATATTCTTGCATCTCACTTGAACCTAATCTTGTAACTGCAGTTAATTTACCTTGTTCATAAGACAACTGATAATCATCGACTGAAATAGATGTATTATCTATAAAGGTTTTAATTGCAGAAAGAACTAAAGGCCCGATTGCAACGTCTACAATCGTTATTTGATTTTGCGCTAAGGATGTAAGATGTTTATTAACAAAGTCTTTTCTTGCTATCGATACAAAGCGTTGTTCTTTTTGAACTATTTCATACCAATAGAAATCATCCGGATCTGATTTAAAAATGAGGTCAGCTTGGTAATTTTTCTTATTTTCTACTGTTTTTGTAATAATCCCATTACCGCTTAATAGTAAAACAACCGGGCTATTTTTTACAATTTTAGAAAGTAATTGCTCATAATCTGCTGATTCAAATTGAGCTTCTATAAGTAACTCTTTTTTCTTTTTACGAACTTTGAAATACTGATACCGTACTTTACCATCTTCAAAATGAAAATGAACAGCTTGTATCGTATTACCTTCTAATATGCCCGTAATTCTCTGTAACATTTTAATACACTACGCTTGGTTTGATAAATACATGTAATTTCCCTCGATCCCTTGCCCTTCGGCGACTACTAAAAAACCATTTTAAAATAGGTATACGAGATAAAACCGGGGTACCACTTCCTGAGTTTTCTTTTTCTAATTCGTCTAATCCTCCTAGTAATATCATTTCATTATTTTTAACCCGTACTAGGGATTCAAATTTCTGAGTAGATTTTCCTGGTGGTGCATTTTCTCCTGCCCTTCCTAAAAAGGAACTTTTTTCTACACTAATTTCCAGGGTAACATGTTCATCCAGTGAAACAAAGGGTTTTATATTGACACTAAGATTTGCTTCTGTAGGTTTCCACTGTCCGGATTGCAAAATGTTATCATTGATTCCAGAATTTATCAATCGGTTCGTTTGTTCAAAGTAGTAATTAGTTTCTCCAATTGATAAGGTAGCTTCATGACCGCTAAGTGTAGCAATTTTAGGCGTTGACTTTAAATTAATAATAGAATTATTTTCTAAAGCTGAAAGGTTGGCATAAAAGTTTTTAGTAACCTTACCTAAATTAATAACGCCTAAACCGTTGAATGCATCTATTAATTCATTAATAGAACCAGCATTTAAAGTGACATCAGTGTTTGGAAATAATACCCCGTTGGTTTGAATTTCCTCTGAACCATCTCCTAAAATTGCCTGTAAGCCTGTTTGTACGTCATGTGATTTTTGATACTGTACAATTAAAACTTCTATTTTGACCAGGGGTACTACTTTATCTAGTTTTCTGATTACTTGTTTTAGTTCTATAATCATAGGTTTTGAACCCGTAACTAGCATTCCGTTTAATTCTACAAACTCCTGAATTTCAACATCCTGAATCATAGATTTTGGGATGGTAGCCAGAACGGACTCAATCGTACGATTCTCCAATTGCACTAATTCTGAAGTCCGTAAGCCCGCAGATGTTTCTTTACCAATATGATATAAATTTTCAAACTGATTGAAGGTATATTTTTTACCAGTGAAGATTTCGTTAAGCAAATCATCAAAGTTGATAGCATTAGAATAAATGGTCGCAACTACCTCATCAGGTTTGTCGTATAATACATAATTGATCTTTAATAATTCAGCCGCTTCACTAATTATTTCGGTGGCATTGGCTTCAAAAGCTTTAATGGATAAGTAACCATTTTCATTTAGCGATATTTCAAGATCCCCCGACCCGGTATTTCTTCTTTTTCCATTTCTGGAAGTAGTTCTACGCCTATTGCTTCCGGAAGTAGGGACAGAAGCATCAACAACCGCTTCATAATCCTTTGATAAAAAATAAAAACCATTCTCATCCACTTCAGCAATTAATTGGTTTGATTTAGCTAGCATATTAATAACTTGATCAAATGGGCGATTGAGTATGTACGCTGATACTTTCATTGTTTTAATGTCCGGAGCCAATACAATATTTTTATTTGCAATTTCAGTGATCTTAGCAGCAACTGATGGTAGTGAATCGTTTTTTAGCTTTACAGATAAGAAATTATTTTGGTTATTATAAGTAATATCCAATATTCGTTTTGGAGTTAATTTAGGTGGTTCTTCAACAATTTCTAGTGGTTTAAAAACAATAATATTATTCATAAATTGAACATCCAGGTCGTATTTTCGGATTAAAAAAAGAAAAACATCTTTGACTTTAACATCAAAAAAATTGCTTACTACCATTTGGTTTAATCCCGGGTCTACATCTACGTTTAACTGATGTTCTTCAGCTAGTGAAGTGATGATTTCAAATAATGTTAATCCTGAGACGTCCAGCTGAGTCACCTCTTCTAAACCTGGCTTGGATTGAGCTATTTCATCAAGTCGTTGTTCCACGGTTGCTCTTTGTGCATGTAGGTTCAGTATACCTCCTAAACAACACAGTATTATAATTTTTTTAATCATGTTTTTTATTATGCTTCAATTATAATTGCATAAACCTCTTCTATAGAAGTTATTCCTTTTTCAACAAGTTTTAATGCCCTTCCGGATAGACTGGTACTTTTATAATCCGCAATCTGCTCTTCCAGATTCCCTGTATTTTTTTTAATCTGTTGTGATAGTTCATAACTTATAGGAACTACTTCATAAATAGCCGTTCTACCTGTATATCCGGTATAATGACAATGTTCGCAGCCGTTAGATACCCAGTGTTTTTCAAGATTTTGTAGAAGTTGATTTTTATAAAGAGCAGCATCAAAGCTGACACACCTTTTACAGGAATTACATAGTTTTCTTACTAACCTTTGAGCTACAGAAACTTTTAAAGTCTCTGCGATTAAAAAAGGGGGAATACCCATATCAATTAACCTGGATATCGTACCTAAAGCAGAATTGGTATGAATCGTGGATAATACAAGGTGCCCTGTAAGGCTTGCCCTAATGGCCATTTCGGCCGTGGCCCCATCTCGTATCTCCCCTAACATAATAATATCCGGATCTTGTCGTAAAAATGTTTTTAACGCGCTGGTAAATGTAAGTCCGATATCTTCTTTAAGCTGAACCTGATTAATCCCTTTAAGCGTGTATTCAATCGGGTCTTCTACCGTTACTATATTACTAGACACAGTATTTAGCAATTTAAGGCTTGCGTAGAGTGTGGTAGTTTTACCAGATCCCGTAGGACCACTTATTAAAATTATTCCTTTTGATGCTTTTAAAGCTTCCAGGTAACACTCTTTATCAGCAAGCTCCAGACCTAACTTTTCCATACTCAAATGACCTGTATCACGTCCTAGTAAACGCATTACAATTTTTTCTCCATGTAAGGTAGGAAGTATGGATACCCTTATATCGAAGCTATCGTAATTAATACGTCCATCTTGGGGCAAACGCTTCTCAGTAATATCAAGGTTGGATTTAATTTTTATTTTATTTACCAGTTCCAGGTAATTATCCAGATCAATTTTAAACTTTTCAATTAATTTACCGTCAATCCGATACCGGATTCTTGCTTCATCTTTAAATACCTCAAAATGTATATCACTACTACCAATTGCTTTTGCTTCAAAAATTAATTCTTCCAGAAAATCCTTTGCAGTTGCATTAAAATCAGAGGTGAGGGTTTGTTTTTCTTGTTTATGGTTTCCTTTTCTGTAGTAAGAAACCAAAGCTTTTACTACTACCTTTGAAGAAACAGGCACTAGTGCTATGGTTTTACCCAGAATTAATTCTAACTCTTCCCGGGTACTCGTATGATTATGTTCTTGATCTACAAAGAAGTAAAGCGTTGAACCTTTATCTTCTTTAGGTATAACCTTATAATTATGGGCTATTTCAGCATTTATAAGTTGTTGCTGCTCTGTAGTCAATACTATTTCTTCTACCATCTCCATTACAAATGACTATTAAAATGAACCAGATCGTAATTAAACCATTGATCTATCATAAGAAGTAGCATCATATATATTGCCAATAAACCTGCCAGTGGTACTAATTCAGTTTGTACTAAAAATTTTAGGAGTAAAAAGCCCAAAATGGAAAAAACCATCCCTGTTATAAAAAACAAAATGTAGTTATAGGTAGAAAAATAGGGTAAAACACTCATAAAAAATAAAATATCACCTAACCCAATTACTTCGCTCAAATTATAATTCCATTTTTTATTTTTTATCATCATATACATATAGAGTCCTGTAAAGGTTAAACCTAAAAAAATAATGTTATAAAGTAATATAGATGTGTGATAACCCTTTTTATAAAAGTTTAAGATTCCTATAATTCCCAAAGCTATAGGTAAACCTATGTGAATTGCCCTCATTTTGAAGTCCTGCCAGGTTATAATAGCCAGGACTATGACGACTAAAGCTTGAAACACTACATTCACGTTTTAGTCTTTTACTATTTCTTTTAATTGTTTTTTTTGGTCTATTTCCCAGGTATTATAATTTCCGTCATCATCAAAGTCTGATAAAGAAGTAGCTGTAGCCTTAAAAGAATTAGTTGATGCTTCTGTAATTTGAATATTGTAAACTGCTTGACCGCCTTGCTCTATGGTTAAAGCTGGTTCAAAACCCAATTCGGTGAAATCTGCGGTATATTTTGAATGCCTAAAAAAGTAATTTTTTTCCAGACCGTACAAATGGTTTAACATGCTTTGTGCTTCAATGGATTTTGCCTGCGTTATAACCGAAGTTTGACTGGGCAGTACCATTAACAATAAGATACCGATTATACAAAGTACAATAAGTATTTCTGTCATTGAATACGCACTAGCATACCAACTTTTATTTTTTGTTTTATTAAGAACCGATAACTTTAAACAATTCATTTTCTGTAAATTATAAGATTGCAAAAATATAAATTTTTGTTAATAATATCTAAAATATATTTTTCATCCTCCATTTATGATTTTACTTAAATCAAACATAGGGGCATACATAGCTATCATAATTAATCCTACTACACCACCTATTATGAGTATGATCATAGGTTCCAGAATTACCCCGATCATTTTGGTTTTATGTTCTACTTCTTCGTCATATTCATTAGCTAATCGCGAAAACATCGTATCTAACTCATTAATCTCTTCGGCTACTTCTACCATAGACACTAATTTATAATCATATATCGCATGCTGTTTCATAGCTTTAGCAAGCGGAACCCCCTTGATAACATTTTTATGAATCGAATCAATAGAAACTTCAATCGGATAAAATCCAATCATCTTTTTTACCATCACCAGTGATTCGGTCAAGGAAGTTTTTGAGGTTAATAATAAATCTAGAAACTGACAGTATCGGGCCAGATAAATAGTTTTTACTAATTTTCCAAAAAAAGGAATTTTAAGAATTAAAAATGATCGATATTTTCTAAAAGTAGAATTTTGTCCATATACTTTAAGTACCAGTATACTACTTAGTACCAAGAGAACTCCCATTCCTAAAATCAGCGGAAATTTATCAGATAATATGATAATTTTTTTAGTCAATCCCGGTAAATCTCCATCAAACTGATTAAAAACAGATTTAAACATAGGAACTACATAGTTTAACATAAAATATAAAACTCCAATAGTCAGAATTAATACAAATGACGGGTACGTGATAACCGAAATGATCTGTTTCCTCAGTTTAATCTGACGTTTAAAATATTTATGAAGTTCTAACAAAACGGTATCCAGGCGTTTTGTCTCCTCCCCGATTTTTATACTGTAATACTCATAAGACGAAAACTTACCGGTAGCCTCTAGCGCTTCATAAAAACTCCGGCCTTTTACCACATCTTTCTTTATTTTATCTATTAATAATTTAAGATGAACCTTCTTCTGTTGTTTAGATAAAATCGTTAAAGCTGACTCAAAATCAACTCCTGCGCTAATAAGGGTGGATAAGTCTTTATATAAAGCTTCTTTCTCTTTTGCACCAACTTTTTTAGAAAAGGAAATTTCTTTTTTCCAGAATCCTGTATTAACTGCTGAAGTTGGTTTAACCGCAATAGTTCCGCTTTTTTGTATATTACTAATATCTATACCCATTACAATTTCATTTTAAAATTTGGAGGATAATATTTGTATACGCTAAAGTTCAAATTTTCGTCATATAATTGTGTAACAATTTTTATTTGGCTTACAGCTCTTTTTAAAGTTGAAGAAAAGTCATTTTCGATAATTTTTATATGTTGAATTTCTAAGGTATCTGTATTTTGTAATTGCCTACGTATTATAGTCTTATTACTAATTCCGTATTCAATTTTGCGATTGTTATAAAAGATAACATCAAAACCTTTATCCGTACGGACAACTTTCTCCGATTCATACAGATCCGTTTTTAACTGATTATACATTCTTGTTATAGAATTTTGCTGTTCAATATCCTTACGGTAACTTGAAATATGTTGTGCAAATGAAGAATACGCAAAATAAATTAATCCCATAATAATTGACATTATTACCAGGTTAATTAACATTTCCATGATAGTAAAAGCTTTAACGCTACTGTTCATCTTTTCTAGTTGAATACAAATAATGATGGTTAATAGTATCTTTAGAATTTACAACCTTAAACTGTATATGTTGTATATCACTTTTATCGTCAAAATTTTGACTAGTTTTAATAATACTATAATCCCCTAGATTATAAATAGCATCATCAAAATCGTTTTTAATAATGGCTGTATTCCACAATTCTTCGACTTTAAAATTAGCCTGATACTGACTTAAAGAATAGCTATTATGTAATACTGTAGTGTATAATTGTGTTGCAATTAACAGGCACGTAGCTATAATCGTAATTGCAATTACTGATTCTAGTAACGAACTGGCTTCTACAAACATGCTACTGTACACTTTTAATATTTTCGATTTGGTTGTTGCTATCATTAAATAAAGGTAGGTTTACAAAAAAATCAGGTTTTTTAGTAGCATCAATAATTCCATTAAGAACTACGTCAGCATATTTAGCACTTTGTGTTTGTAATTCAAATTTATGAACATAGACGGTTCCAAATACATTACCCTTATGCTGGAACAAGCCATTACAATAAACATCCCCTATAATTGAAGCATTCTCTTCAAGAGATAACCTGTTGTTTTGTTTTTCTCTAAAACTTGAAGCATCCAGGATTACACCTCCATAAATCGTACTATTTTCACTAATTGTAATTGTTTTCTCAAAATCCCTATCACTTTTATAAATTGATATTACCGAAGGGTATTTTAAGCTTACATTCTTTTCCAGTATCACTTCTTTTGTAGCTTCGATTTGAATACTACCTGTAAACCCTTCTTCCACCACAACCTTAGGACCTTGAACAAGTATATCTTCGAACTTACAAGTTTTTGGTATGTATAAGGTATCCAAAGATTTTAAAATAAAATTTCCTTTTAGTGCTACATTCTCGAGAGATTCGGATTTATTTTTATAAACGATCAGCGTGTTTTTTGAAAAACTATTATAGTTAATATTATTCTTTATAACTTCTTCAAGAGTTATTTTAATAAGTTGTTTTTGATTTACCAAATCTTCTATTACTATTCTAGGTAGTTTCTGTGAAGCTACCTTTATAGCTCCTTCTACTTTTGAATTATTTTTATAAAGATTCCCTAATATATTCACTGTTTTAAAACGTTTTTTGGGTAAGTACATTTCCCCAAAAATTTCTGTTGTTCCTGAAACTTTTAATTCTTCTCCAAAATCACATAGATATAAAGCTAATGCGCGATCTTTATTTTTTTGACCCACCATAAAACTCTTTCTTATAGTATCTTTTTTAAAGAATGTTTTACCAGACATAATTTGATACATACCCCACTTTTTATATTGAAAAGAACATTTAATTCCATCATTAAATAAGTCAACTTCTTGAGTCATATTTTCTTTTAAACCCTTTGTATTGGAATATATATATTGAAAACAAGATTCACATTGGTCTACAAGTTCATTTTTAATCTCCTGACGGGTTGCCATTGTCTTATTTAATGTAAAAAAATAAATAAGGCCTCCTGCCAGAATCGATATCATCAAGCATATAAAAATCGCATATAAAAGCGATCCGGCTTTAAGCATTAGTTATCTGTTTTATTTTTAACCGGCTTCTTTTTACTTTGCTTATTATGCTTTCTTTGTTTTACTTTTTGATCATTTAGCTTTTTTTGCTTTGCTCTTTTATTCTTTATTGCTTTTTTTTCTGCGGGAGTTTTTTTCCTAAAAAATTCTTTTACCGTATTATTGGATGAATTCCAGAATTTCGTAATTTTTGACTTAGAAATTTTCTTAGTCTTACTTTTAGAAATAGTATCTTTTGGTTTGACAACTATTTTGCCTTTTTTATAGTAAAGAGTATCTTTTTCTATATGATTAATCCATTTACCGGATTTAGCATTATGCTTATATCTACCGGAAAGCACAGGACTACCATTTTCATTGAAACTGAGAAAAGGTCCGGAAGCAATGCCTTGATCCCAAGTTTTAATTTCTTTAAGAATACCATTCTCATACCAGGTTTTCCATTTTTTATGTTTTAGCCCTTTTTCAAAATTACCTTGTTCGGCAATTCCGTTTTTTCTAAAATATTTAGTATATTTTCCCTCTAATAAATAACCGTTTGCTCCACCTAACGAAGAATGGACCCCTCCGCTTTTATACCAGAAATACTTCTTTTCAAAACTGTATTTTTTACTTATTTTTTTGTTTACAAAGAAGGTATAGTTATAATAATCATCGGATATTATTTTTCTCTCAACCTCATTTAAAGTTTGACTAAAATTGCAAAAAATTAATAAGAGACTACATAATAGTTTCATATTTTAAAGTATTTAAAACAGTATTCTATAAAAAAAATACACTTCTTTTACGGCTACAAAGTAAATACATTCTGTTAACATATGAAAATTTTTTCCTAAAACTATGTTAACAAATATTAAGCCATAAATTTATATTTTTAACCAATTTTTAATGTTTAAAATCATTTTTTGAATTATACTGTTTATTAAGAAACTTTGTTACATTATTAGTATCAAACTCGGCTAATTTGTTACTGTTTTTTAAACTTTTTTTTAATATGAGGTAATAATAAAATATAAATGCTATTTTAAAAGTTTGATCTAATGCTAATAGTGAGGTCATGGAAGTGATAAATATTACAAATTAGATTGATTCACTTGATATTTAGTACAATATTTTAATTATCAATTGTATTACGTAATAGCTCTTTATATTATAGCATTAAATCTAACCCTCCATTTTAAAGATATATAAGTTCATATTGAAGTAACTGTAGAACATTAAGAAGTCTGTATTAGGTTTTCCTTAAACTATTACAATAACAAAGAAAAAATCGTTTTCTCAATAGAGTCAAACTTAAAGTATTATTGTTCTATTATGGTGTCACGTTTTAAAGCTTGGATAAACCCCCGTCTCACTCAATCCATTTTCTAAATTCACTAGTGGTGGATGCACTTGTAATTAAATGGGGTTTGTAGTTTTTGATTGAAATAGCTAACCGATCCCCGAAGTAAGGTTCTATTTTTTCGATAAAATTGATGTTTACGATTTCGCTTCGGTTAATTTGAAAAAATTCTTTGGGGTTCAACTCTTTAATTAAGTCTGAAATTTTATAGCGAAATTCATTTTCTTTACCGTTTTCATCTATTGCAATGCACTTCCCTGAATTTGATAGGATTACCCCGGTATTTTTAGTACTTAAAATTTTTATTTCTGTTTTGCTTTTTATAATGACACGTTCTTTATAGTTATTCTGCAGACCGTGAATGGTTTCGGATAATTTTTTCCAATTAACTTCTTTATTCTGTAGACTTTCATACTTATCCATTGCTTTACAAAACTTATTATAACTTATAGGTTTGAGTAAGTAGGCAATTCCATTTACATCAAAAGCCTCTTGATAAAATGTATTGTAAGCTGTGGTAAAAATAATTGGCGACTTTATAATATTAGTTTTTAATAGCGAGAACACATTTCCGTCCAGTAATTCAATGTCAGAAAATACCAAATCTACTTGTTTGTTGGTTTTATACCATTTTTCAATAGCTTCTTTACTTTTCAGTGAAGTTACAATTTCGATTTTATTATTATATCGAATTAAATGATCCGAAATAATTTCAATATTAATAGCTTCGTCTTCTATAATAAGCACTTTCATAATTATAAAATTAGAGGGATGGTGACCATAAATTCATCTTTCGTTTCGGTAATAACCACGTTTTTATTAAAGTTAAGCAGGTATTGGCGTTTTAAATAATCATTCCCCGTTCCAGTTCCTAGGGTAAAATCCACTTTATTAAGTTTATTTTTGATAATAATCGTATCCTCTTTTCTTGAAAGCGAAATTAAAACGGGTTTTTCCTCATTCCCTTTGTTATGTTTTATTGCATTTTCTACGCATAGTTGTAGCGAACACGGAATAATATAGCCATCTGAATTTTCAATATAATGTTCAATTTTATAGGCACTCCCGAAGCGTTTTTCCATTAGACCCATATAATTTTTCAAAAATATAAGCTCGTTTTCTAGTTCAACTAATTGTTTTTTTCCGTGGTTTAGGTAATAGCGATATACATCAGAAAAATCGTCTATAAAATCTTCAATTAGTTCCGGGTTCTTTTTTGCTAATCCTGATAAAACACTTAAATTATTAAATAGAAAATGGGGTTCCAGATTTTTTTGTAGCATTTGTGACTGTAACGTAGCTTTTTCTTTTTCTATTTGTTCTAATTCAAGTACTGCTTTTTGGGATTGTCTAAAATATAAAAATGCAGAGGTAAGTGCGAAGATATCTGCAAAAGCAAAAGCAACGGTTAACATATTTACGAATCGAAATACAAAATCATAATTTGAACCATTAAAAGATATCCAAAGAATATAATCAAGTACTAAACCTATACTATCAAAAATTAGAAAAGACAAACCATAGACTTTTACAAATTTTAAGATGGTATTTGTAGTATCTATTTTATTAATAATTCTGAAAGAGACTAATACGGATAGTAAGGCTACTATAGAAAATATGAGAATTGTAACATGATGAAAATAATTATAAAAATCAATATCCCCTTTAATCCGCAAATAATATAACACAAGGATTTTAACTCCATTTCCTATTAATAATAAGGCAGTTACCAGTAAAACTTGTTTTAGATCTATTTTATAATTAAAAATCTTCACTATCTATCTTTTAGATTAACAAAATACATTTATGATTGATACTAGTGCTATTTAAACCCAAAATTCTTTAAACAGCTTTACTGTTTTGCCCTGGTTTGCTCCTCTTCATTTCCTGAATTACGTTGCTTGATTTTAATTTTCTTGTTTCCAAAGCTATAATTTAGACTGATTTTTATATTTCTGGTATCAAAATAATTATAATAGGTCTGGTCGATTCCGTTAGTATTGGTATTTACGTCGGTTGCTTTACGCCTTAAAATATCATTAAAGGCAAGCGTACAATTTAGTTTTTTATCTAGTAATGAAAATTTCAAACCTAAATCAAGACTGATCATCTCAGATATTGAAAAGTACATTAATTCTTGTAGAGAAGCATATACAAGCGTTGTTTCTGCCTGTACGGTTTTTGCTTCGTTTAAATCAAACACATTTCTGTTATAAATTTGAAAATTCCATTTACTTAATAATTCAGCATCTAGGTTAAATCCATCTTTGTATTGGGTATCCATTTTAGACAAGGTTGCCTGAGTAGTAGTACTCCACCGGTTGGTTGGATTGTACAACAAG from Aquimarina sp. ERC-38 includes these protein-coding regions:
- a CDS encoding type IV pilin protein → MTEILIVLCIIGILLLMVLPSQTSVITQAKSIEAQSMLNHLYGLEKNYFFRHSKYTADFTELGFEPALTIEQGGQAVYNIQITEASTNSFKATATSLSDFDDDGNYNTWEIDQKKQLKEIVKD
- a CDS encoding GspE/PulE family protein is translated as MEMVEEIVLTTEQQQLINAEIAHNYKVIPKEDKGSTLYFFVDQEHNHTSTREELELILGKTIALVPVSSKVVVKALVSYYRKGNHKQEKQTLTSDFNATAKDFLEELIFEAKAIGSSDIHFEVFKDEARIRYRIDGKLIEKFKIDLDNYLELVNKIKIKSNLDITEKRLPQDGRINYDSFDIRVSILPTLHGEKIVMRLLGRDTGHLSMEKLGLELADKECYLEALKASKGIILISGPTGSGKTTTLYASLKLLNTVSSNIVTVEDPIEYTLKGINQVQLKEDIGLTFTSALKTFLRQDPDIIMLGEIRDGATAEMAIRASLTGHLVLSTIHTNSALGTISRLIDMGIPPFLIAETLKVSVAQRLVRKLCNSCKRCVSFDAALYKNQLLQNLEKHWVSNGCEHCHYTGYTGRTAIYEVVPISYELSQQIKKNTGNLEEQIADYKSTSLSGRALKLVEKGITSIEEVYAIIIEA
- a CDS encoding LytR/AlgR family response regulator transcription factor, whose protein sequence is MKVLIIEDEAINIEIISDHLIRYNNKIEIVTSLKSKEAIEKWYKTNKQVDLVFSDIELLDGNVFSLLKTNIIKSPIIFTTAYNTFYQEAFDVNGIAYLLKPISYNKFCKAMDKYESLQNKEVNWKKLSETIHGLQNNYKERVIIKSKTEIKILSTKNTGVILSNSGKCIAIDENGKENEFRYKISDLIKELNPKEFFQINRSEIVNINFIEKIEPYFGDRLAISIKNYKPHLITSASTTSEFRKWIE
- a CDS encoding toxin-antitoxin system YwqK family antitoxin, producing the protein MKLLCSLLLIFCNFSQTLNEVERKIISDDYYNYTFFVNKKISKKYSFEKKYFWYKSGGVHSSLGGANGYLLEGKYTKYFRKNGIAEQGNFEKGLKHKKWKTWYENGILKEIKTWDQGIASGPFLSFNENGSPVLSGRYKHNAKSGKWINHIEKDTLYYKKGKIVVKPKDTISKSKTKKISKSKITKFWNSSNNTVKEFFRKKTPAEKKAIKNKRAKQKKLNDQKVKQRKHNKQSKKKPVKNKTDN
- a CDS encoding type II secretion system F family protein; translated protein: MGIDISNIQKSGTIAVKPTSAVNTGFWKKEISFSKKVGAKEKEALYKDLSTLISAGVDFESALTILSKQQKKVHLKLLIDKIKKDVVKGRSFYEALEATGKFSSYEYYSIKIGEETKRLDTVLLELHKYFKRQIKLRKQIISVITYPSFVLILTIGVLYFMLNYVVPMFKSVFNQFDGDLPGLTKKIIILSDKFPLILGMGVLLVLSSILVLKVYGQNSTFRKYRSFLILKIPFFGKLVKTIYLARYCQFLDLLLTSKTSLTESLVMVKKMIGFYPIEVSIDSIHKNVIKGVPLAKAMKQHAIYDYKLVSMVEVAEEINELDTMFSRLANEYDEEVEHKTKMIGVILEPMIILIIGGVVGLIMIAMYAPMFDLSKIINGG
- a CDS encoding PulJ/GspJ family protein; this translates as MNSSVKAFTIMEMLINLVIMSIIMGLIYFAYSSFAQHISSYRKDIEQQNSITRMYNQLKTDLYESEKVVRTDKGFDVIFYNNRKIEYGISNKTIIRRQLQNTDTLEIQHIKIIENDFSSTLKRAVSQIKIVTQLYDENLNFSVYKYYPPNFKMKL
- a CDS encoding type II secretion system protein GspD; its protein translation is MIKKIIILCCLGGILNLHAQRATVEQRLDEIAQSKPGLEEVTQLDVSGLTLFEIITSLAEEHQLNVDVDPGLNQMVVSNFFDVKVKDVFLFLIRKYDLDVQFMNNIIVFKPLEIVEEPPKLTPKRILDITYNNQNNFLSVKLKNDSLPSVAAKITEIANKNIVLAPDIKTMKVSAYILNRPFDQVINMLAKSNQLIAEVDENGFYFLSKDYEAVVDASVPTSGSNRRRTTSRNGKRRNTGSGDLEISLNENGYLSIKAFEANATEIISEAAELLKINYVLYDKPDEVVATIYSNAINFDDLLNEIFTGKKYTFNQFENLYHIGKETSAGLRTSELVQLENRTIESVLATIPKSMIQDVEIQEFVELNGMLVTGSKPMIIELKQVIRKLDKVVPLVKIEVLIVQYQKSHDVQTGLQAILGDGSEEIQTNGVLFPNTDVTLNAGSINELIDAFNGLGVINLGKVTKNFYANLSALENNSIINLKSTPKIATLSGHEATLSIGETNYYFEQTNRLINSGINDNILQSGQWKPTEANLSVNIKPFVSLDEHVTLEISVEKSSFLGRAGENAPPGKSTQKFESLVRVKNNEMILLGGLDELEKENSGSGTPVLSRIPILKWFFSSRRRARDRGKLHVFIKPSVVY